One genomic region from Anabaena sp. PCC 7108 encodes:
- the tnpA gene encoding IS200/IS605 family transposase — MALWRLYYHLVWATKERQLLITNEREPKIYSYIISKADELETIIHAINGTENHIHIVASIPPKISISEFVQKIKGSSTHYINNVFSVEDMFGWQRGYGVFSLGRKQLEQAVIYVKNQKEHHAQGTIIKSLEDFNQDDDPPQKFYM; from the coding sequence ATGGCTTTGTGGAGATTGTATTATCATTTGGTGTGGGCTACAAAAGAGCGTCAGTTATTAATTACCAATGAGAGAGAACCGAAAATTTACAGTTATATTATTAGCAAAGCCGATGAACTTGAAACCATTATTCATGCTATTAATGGTACAGAAAATCATATTCATATAGTAGCTTCTATTCCTCCCAAAATTTCCATATCTGAATTTGTGCAAAAAATAAAAGGTAGCAGCACTCATTATATTAATAATGTATTTTCTGTAGAAGATATGTTTGGTTGGCAAAGAGGTTATGGTGTTTTTTCGTTAGGGAGAAAGCAACTTGAACAAGCTGTTATTTATGTGAAAAATCAAAAGGAACATCATGCACAGGGTACAATAATTAAGTCTTTAGAAGATTTTAATCAAGATGATGATCCACCTCAAAAATTTTATATGTAG
- a CDS encoding AAA family ATPase: protein MHIQRIQVPDFRVLKNVDISFEKEFNPRIFPLGSQNGGGKSTLLQLIFVLLHCAGNPDRVEFIQNLLHDFHVNDESGKRTSAIIDIWDGSKNVKLDFFACNESYILNFLRENDEIEAAKYKTLSVIDTNEIEGSITKLTRPKSQMSILIDFFKKSHSLLIFTYKNISINHDETKEEYLVCKIDGIDINEADEFLTTISNNIFLTSHISQIFLFLQPDNRKSLFKKQENNQTNYYQQIKTANSKLPGFFTYDFLAIDILIEAFKKARDEDFKQAVEQGGNYGNNYVKLLAELNNLLSNKRINVQPDLSGINFRIDGDETELYPEDLSHGELKRLCIYMWLKHNNIEDAIVLMDELEISFHPDWQYQIVRDLEEWGATNQYILATHSYEICQAVTPAHVKELEPKLQAKTIK, encoded by the coding sequence ATGCACATACAAAGAATCCAAGTACCTGATTTTCGGGTTTTAAAAAACGTAGATATTAGTTTTGAGAAGGAATTTAATCCGCGTATTTTTCCCCTTGGTAGTCAAAATGGAGGGGGGAAAAGTACGTTGTTACAGTTGATTTTTGTTTTGTTGCACTGTGCTGGTAATCCTGATAGAGTGGAGTTTATTCAAAATTTACTACATGATTTTCATGTTAATGATGAATCTGGTAAAAGAACATCAGCAATTATTGATATTTGGGATGGAAGTAAAAATGTAAAATTAGATTTTTTTGCTTGTAATGAGAGCTATATTTTGAATTTCTTGAGAGAAAATGATGAAATTGAAGCAGCTAAATATAAAACTTTGTCTGTTATTGATACTAATGAAATAGAAGGTTCAATAACTAAATTAACCCGTCCAAAATCTCAAATGTCTATATTAATTGATTTTTTCAAAAAAAGTCATTCATTGCTTATCTTTACATATAAAAATATCTCTATTAATCACGATGAAACTAAAGAAGAATATCTAGTATGTAAAATTGATGGTATTGATATAAATGAAGCAGATGAGTTTTTAACAACTATCTCAAATAATATATTTTTAACTTCTCATATTTCGCAAATATTCCTCTTTTTACAACCAGATAACAGGAAATCTCTATTTAAAAAACAGGAAAATAATCAAACTAACTATTACCAACAAATTAAAACAGCTAATTCTAAATTACCAGGATTTTTTACCTATGACTTCCTAGCAATAGATATCCTAATTGAAGCATTCAAAAAAGCACGGGATGAAGATTTTAAGCAAGCTGTAGAACAAGGGGGAAATTATGGTAACAATTATGTAAAACTATTAGCTGAACTGAATAATCTTTTAAGTAACAAGAGAATTAATGTACAACCTGATTTATCTGGAATTAATTTTAGAATTGATGGTGATGAAACAGAACTTTATCCAGAAGATTTAAGTCATGGAGAATTAAAAAGATTATGTATATATATGTGGCTAAAACATAATAATATAGAAGATGCAATTGTACTGATGGATGAACTAGAAATATCATTTCATCCAGATTGGCAATATCAAATAGTCAGAGATTTAGAAGAATGGGGTGCGACTAATCAATATATTCTCGCAACTCATTCCTATGA